One Maribacter dokdonensis DSW-8 genomic region harbors:
- a CDS encoding alpha/beta hydrolase, producing the protein MIKLKYTLVLASLLLFASCNEQNKQIADTSVETNDIISIQKQGTFAVGGSVKKSPGTFDPITHGAFNPSNQSTQGQTLHGDHASVFYQIPIRPRKLPLVFWHGYGQSMRTWQSTTDGREGFQSIFLKKRYPIYLLDQPRRGLAGQSLEPKTLESRTEDQLWFGIFRLGEGTSFYPNVQFSKTPEALDQFFRRSTPDTGPLNINLNIEAVSQLFGKIGDGILVTHSHSGGQGWSAALKNDRIKAIVAYEPGSNFVFPENHIPEPISYVGGTLRASGIAMEEFQKLTKIPIVIYYGDYIPENEVENPGQD; encoded by the coding sequence ATGATAAAGCTAAAATATACATTAGTACTTGCAAGCCTACTTTTATTTGCTAGTTGTAATGAACAAAACAAGCAAATAGCAGATACATCTGTTGAAACAAATGATATTATTTCTATTCAAAAACAAGGGACTTTTGCCGTTGGTGGTTCGGTTAAGAAAAGCCCTGGAACTTTTGACCCCATTACCCATGGTGCTTTTAATCCTTCAAATCAAAGTACCCAAGGGCAGACTTTGCATGGAGACCATGCGTCAGTATTCTATCAAATTCCTATAAGGCCCCGTAAGCTTCCGCTAGTATTTTGGCACGGTTACGGTCAGTCCATGCGAACTTGGCAAAGTACTACAGATGGCAGGGAAGGGTTTCAAAGTATATTCCTTAAAAAACGGTATCCTATCTATTTATTGGATCAACCCAGAAGAGGATTGGCAGGACAAAGCTTAGAACCAAAAACATTGGAATCAAGAACTGAAGACCAACTATGGTTTGGTATTTTTAGATTGGGCGAGGGTACAAGTTTTTATCCAAACGTTCAATTTTCTAAAACTCCTGAAGCTTTAGATCAATTTTTCCGTCGTAGTACTCCAGATACGGGACCTTTAAACATCAACCTTAATATTGAAGCGGTTTCTCAATTATTCGGAAAAATTGGTGACGGAATTCTCGTTACTCATTCCCATAGTGGTGGACAAGGTTGGAGTGCAGCTCTAAAGAATGATCGCATTAAAGCTATAGTAGCGTATGAACCTGGTAGTAATTTTGTATTTCCAGAAAATCACATTCCTGAGCCAATTTCTTATGTGGGCGGAACATTACGTGCTAGTGGTATAGCTATGGAAGAGTTTCAAAAACTGACCAAAATTCCTATAGTAATTTATTATGGGGATTATATCCCTGAAAATGAGGTTGAAAACCCTGGTCAAGATTAA
- a CDS encoding cupin domain-containing protein — protein sequence MKNLMTIVLFILPICIFAQNTDYKVSSYKDEGFKAPNTHYIGEAWLNGVLQADDETDFNITKATFKANSTLDWHKHSTSQILIYVDGEGYYQERGKDPVILKAGDVIKCDKETEHWHASTKDSDVTYLAIYGGGQPTTWTEVISQEYYDSVADQLKD from the coding sequence ATGAAAAATCTAATGACAATAGTACTGTTTATCCTTCCCATTTGCATTTTTGCCCAAAATACGGACTACAAAGTATCTTCATATAAAGACGAAGGCTTTAAAGCACCAAATACGCATTATATTGGCGAAGCATGGTTGAACGGTGTATTACAGGCAGATGATGAAACCGACTTTAATATTACCAAAGCCACTTTTAAGGCAAATTCTACATTAGACTGGCACAAACATTCAACTTCTCAAATTCTTATTTACGTTGACGGTGAAGGTTATTATCAAGAAAGAGGAAAAGACCCTGTGATACTTAAAGCAGGCGATGTGATTAAATGCGATAAAGAAACAGAACACTGGCACGCTTCAACCAAGGATAGTGATGTCACTTATTTAGCAATTTATGGAGGAGGACAACCCACCACATGGACCGAAGTGATATCTCAAGAATATTATGATAGCGTTGCCGATCAACTGAAAGACTAA
- a CDS encoding carboxymuconolactone decarboxylase family protein, with product MKLKQLSTKPIIRLSNILTTATVLFWVLLFISFQSNAQELTLNNALTDKETSIIKIASYTAQGDLENLKVALHDGLDNKLTVNQIKEVLVHVYAYAGFPRSIRGLQTFLQVLDDRKEMGVIDERGVEATPISDTGEKYMRGKQILETLIGRSLDGPKPEYQKFSPEMDRFLKEHLFADIFERDVLTYKQRELVTISVIASLGALEPMLTSHLNLSLNVGWQPVQLHYFITTIERTASPEHVKTAKDVLAKVLENVTD from the coding sequence ATGAAATTAAAGCAATTGAGTACTAAACCTATAATACGTTTAAGCAATATCCTTACTACGGCAACAGTATTGTTTTGGGTATTATTATTTATCAGTTTTCAATCTAACGCGCAAGAATTAACTTTAAACAATGCTTTAACTGATAAAGAAACCAGCATCATCAAAATTGCAAGTTATACTGCACAAGGTGATTTAGAGAACTTAAAGGTTGCGCTCCATGATGGGCTGGATAATAAGCTCACCGTTAACCAAATTAAAGAGGTGTTGGTACATGTGTACGCCTATGCCGGGTTCCCAAGAAGTATTCGTGGTTTACAAACTTTTTTACAAGTGCTTGATGACCGTAAAGAAATGGGCGTTATTGATGAAAGGGGAGTAGAGGCAACTCCTATTTCAGATACAGGCGAAAAATACATGCGAGGAAAGCAAATTTTAGAGACTTTGATAGGTAGATCCTTAGACGGACCTAAACCGGAATACCAAAAGTTTTCACCCGAAATGGACAGGTTTCTTAAAGAACACTTATTTGCCGATATTTTTGAGCGCGATGTACTTACGTATAAACAACGTGAACTGGTGACCATTTCTGTCATAGCTAGTTTAGGTGCCTTAGAGCCCATGCTAACCAGTCACCTAAACCTTTCATTGAATGTGGGTTGGCAACCAGTTCAACTGCATTACTTTATAACCACTATAGAACGCACAGCTTCACCTGAGCACGTAAAAACTGCAAAAGATGTTCTTGCCAAGGTTCTAGAAAATGTAACAGATTAA
- a CDS encoding cupin domain-containing protein, protein MLIRKLIYISIVMVIAGCSGTSHLKQQDTIFPKGTEITNDHFTGTAWLNMLAPPDGLNTMYAGLVTFEPGARTNWHSHPAGQILIVTQGEGYYQEEGEPKRILRNGETVKCLPNVKHWHGATPNSTVAHIAISDRHQGPAQWYDPVTDNEFHN, encoded by the coding sequence ATGCTAATTAGAAAATTAATATACATCAGTATCGTTATGGTAATTGCTGGATGTAGCGGAACCAGTCACCTTAAGCAGCAAGACACTATATTCCCAAAAGGAACGGAAATAACCAATGACCACTTTACAGGAACTGCATGGTTAAATATGTTAGCCCCTCCAGACGGATTAAATACCATGTATGCTGGTTTAGTCACCTTTGAACCCGGTGCACGTACCAATTGGCATTCACATCCTGCAGGACAAATATTGATTGTAACACAAGGAGAAGGTTATTACCAAGAGGAAGGAGAACCAAAGCGTATATTGCGTAATGGCGAGACTGTAAAATGCCTGCCAAATGTTAAGCATTGGCATGGTGCCACTCCAAATTCAACGGTTGCACATATTGCAATCTCGGACCGTCATCAAGGTCCGGCGCAATGGTATGATCCCGTTACGGACAATGAATTTCACAATTAA
- the thiH gene encoding 2-iminoacetate synthase ThiH gives MRNFKSVFDTYNWDKTLESIFVKTEHDVLRALGNSKHDLEDFKALISPAAKPYLEQMAQLSRQLTKKRFGNTIQMYSPMYLSNECQNICTYCGFSMTNKIPRRTLTDAEILKEVAYIKSKGYDHILLVTGEANKIVGVDYINNALQLIRSQFANITIEVQPLLQDEYELLIESGLYAVLVYQETYHRDEYKKHHPKGKKSNFDFRLDTPDRLGKAGIHKIGLGTLFGLEDWRADSFFTALHLKYLQKTYWKTKYSISFPRLRPHSGGLEPKVEMTDPDLVQLICAFRLLDEDVELSISTRESEIFRNNIVNLGITSISAESKTNPGGYAVAPESLEQFEISDERPTEEITEMLKAQGLDVVWKDWSNNWG, from the coding sequence ATGAGAAATTTTAAGTCAGTCTTTGATACCTATAATTGGGATAAAACCTTAGAGAGTATTTTTGTAAAAACGGAGCATGATGTGTTACGTGCACTGGGCAATTCTAAACACGATTTAGAAGATTTCAAAGCATTGATTTCGCCCGCTGCAAAACCTTATTTGGAGCAAATGGCGCAGTTAAGTAGGCAGTTGACCAAAAAGCGCTTTGGCAATACCATACAAATGTATTCGCCCATGTATTTAAGTAACGAATGCCAAAATATTTGTACCTATTGCGGATTTAGCATGACCAATAAAATACCGCGTAGAACCTTGACCGATGCTGAAATTTTAAAAGAAGTTGCCTATATAAAATCTAAAGGCTATGACCATATTCTTTTGGTAACCGGTGAGGCAAACAAAATAGTTGGTGTAGACTATATCAATAATGCCTTACAATTGATTCGTTCTCAATTTGCGAACATTACTATTGAAGTTCAGCCTTTATTGCAAGATGAATATGAGCTATTGATCGAAAGCGGATTGTATGCTGTGTTGGTATATCAAGAGACCTATCATAGGGACGAATACAAAAAACACCACCCAAAAGGTAAAAAGTCGAATTTCGATTTTAGGTTGGACACGCCCGATCGCTTGGGCAAGGCGGGTATTCATAAAATTGGATTAGGTACTTTATTCGGGCTGGAAGATTGGCGAGCCGATAGTTTTTTTACAGCACTACATTTAAAATATTTACAGAAAACCTATTGGAAGACAAAATACTCCATTTCTTTCCCTCGGTTAAGACCACATTCGGGCGGGCTGGAACCTAAAGTTGAAATGACGGATCCAGATTTGGTGCAGCTAATTTGTGCTTTTCGGTTATTGGATGAAGATGTAGAACTTTCTATATCTACACGTGAAAGTGAAATATTTAGAAATAACATTGTCAATTTAGGCATTACCTCCATAAGCGCAGAATCCAAAACCAACCCAGGTGGGTATGCCGTAGCGCCAGAATCATTGGAACAATTTGAAATATCTGATGAAAGGCCAACGGAGGAAATTACAGAAATGCTGAAGGCACAAGGATTAGATGTGGTTTGGAAAGACTGGTCTAACAATTGGGGGTAA
- a CDS encoding thiazole synthase: MLQIADKKFSSRLFTGTGKFSSSSLMKEALLASESELVTVALKRVDVEDTQDDILRHLQHERINLLPNTSGVRTAKEAVFAAQLSREALETNWVKLEIHPDPKYLLPDPLETLNAAEELVKLGFVVMPYIHADPVLCKRLEEVGVQSVMPLGAPIGSNKGLKTQDFLEIIIDQSNVPVIVDAGIGAPSHAAFAMELGADAVLVNTAIAVSQHPVEMAKAFKMAVTAGRMAYEAKLAPVVHKKAEASSPLTSFLN, translated from the coding sequence ATGTTACAGATCGCAGATAAAAAGTTTAGTTCACGATTGTTCACAGGGACAGGGAAATTTAGCTCGTCGTCATTAATGAAAGAAGCTTTATTGGCTTCAGAAAGTGAGTTGGTCACCGTTGCCCTTAAACGTGTAGATGTGGAAGATACACAAGACGATATATTACGGCATTTACAACATGAACGTATAAATTTATTGCCCAATACATCTGGGGTGCGTACGGCAAAAGAAGCGGTATTTGCCGCCCAATTATCTCGTGAGGCTCTAGAGACCAACTGGGTGAAATTGGAAATACATCCTGATCCAAAATACTTGCTGCCAGACCCTTTAGAAACCTTAAATGCAGCGGAAGAGCTTGTGAAATTAGGTTTTGTGGTGATGCCCTACATACATGCCGATCCCGTTTTGTGCAAACGTTTGGAAGAAGTCGGTGTGCAAAGTGTAATGCCGTTAGGCGCTCCAATAGGCAGTAACAAAGGCCTGAAAACGCAAGATTTTCTGGAGATTATAATAGACCAGAGCAATGTTCCGGTTATCGTTGATGCCGGTATTGGGGCACCATCACATGCTGCCTTTGCGATGGAATTAGGTGCAGACGCAGTGCTGGTAAATACGGCAATAGCGGTTTCCCAACATCCTGTTGAAATGGCAAAAGCATTTAAAATGGCCGTAACAGCGGGCAGAATGGCCTATGAAGCAAAATTGGCTCCGGTAGTGCATAAAAAAGCCGAAGCAAGCAGTCCGTTAACCAGTTTCTTGAACTAA
- the thiE gene encoding thiamine phosphate synthase: protein MIPKLHYISQGQTPEEHLEHIQKACTAGAELVQLRLKKLPGKVVWETAKKAREITEKYQTRLIINDFYKIAASVKADGVHLGKTDTCPTVARKELASWQIIGGTANTLEDCEALLDKKVDYIGLGPFRFTKTKENLSPVLGINGYLTILEELKSQVPVIGIGGIVLEDVTELMKTGVHGIAVSGEITRNFNSISEFKKLINGGPLDEQRWISDEKIK from the coding sequence ATGATTCCGAAATTACACTATATATCACAGGGACAAACACCCGAAGAGCATTTAGAGCACATTCAAAAAGCATGTACTGCAGGAGCGGAACTGGTGCAGCTACGCCTAAAGAAGTTACCGGGAAAAGTGGTTTGGGAAACCGCAAAAAAAGCAAGGGAGATCACGGAAAAATACCAGACGAGATTAATAATCAATGACTTTTATAAGATTGCAGCTTCGGTAAAAGCGGACGGAGTACATTTAGGAAAGACCGATACCTGCCCTACCGTTGCTAGAAAAGAACTGGCATCATGGCAAATTATTGGCGGTACGGCCAATACCTTAGAAGATTGTGAAGCTTTATTGGATAAGAAAGTGGATTATATAGGTCTAGGTCCTTTTCGTTTTACGAAGACCAAAGAAAATTTGAGTCCGGTTTTAGGCATAAACGGGTATTTGACCATCCTTGAAGAATTAAAATCGCAGGTACCGGTTATCGGCATAGGTGGTATTGTTTTGGAAGATGTTACGGAACTAATGAAAACCGGTGTTCATGGTATTGCGGTATCTGGCGAAATAACCCGAAACTTCAATTCCATATCAGAATTTAAAAAATTGATTAATGGAGGTCCGCTTGATGAGCAGCGTTGGATCTCAGACGAAAAAATAAAATAA
- a CDS encoding thiamine phosphate synthase gives MIVLIAPEKDIPNEIELLHQLFQEGLEYYHLRKPFKDYQEHCDYLNSIDSKYHNRIVVHLHHELINDYPLKGLHFQEQMRIDHIDNPGQYFKKLNMYGKTISSSFHDPQVLEACEFEFDYHLLSPVFTSISKKGYEGKGFNVNHSTKLIIGMGGITNTNIAETLSLGFGGIGVLGGVWNMDNPIQSFINLKTAYEQAWMKKRKAQIKNNTKGN, from the coding sequence ATGATCGTACTAATAGCACCGGAAAAAGATATTCCTAACGAAATTGAACTGCTACATCAATTGTTTCAGGAAGGTTTGGAATATTATCATCTAAGAAAACCTTTTAAGGACTATCAAGAACATTGTGATTATTTGAATTCGATAGATTCAAAATATCATAATAGGATCGTAGTACACTTACATCATGAGCTGATCAATGATTATCCTCTTAAAGGGTTGCATTTTCAAGAACAAATGCGAATAGATCATATTGATAACCCCGGTCAGTACTTTAAAAAATTGAATATGTATGGTAAAACCATAAGTTCCTCTTTTCATGACCCACAGGTATTGGAAGCTTGTGAATTTGAGTTCGATTACCATTTGCTGAGTCCCGTTTTTACATCCATCTCTAAAAAAGGATATGAAGGCAAAGGTTTTAATGTTAACCATAGTACTAAATTAATTATAGGTATGGGCGGTATTACCAATACCAACATAGCAGAAACCTTAAGTTTAGGATTTGGGGGAATTGGGGTCTTAGGCGGTGTATGGAATATGGACAACCCTATACAAAGCTTTATAAACTTAAAAACGGCATATGAACAGGCATGGATGAAAAAGCGGAAGGCACAAATAAAGAACAATACAAAAGGCAATTAA
- the thiC gene encoding phosphomethylpyrimidine synthase ThiC, whose protein sequence is MKNKDTAPKQGGITRKPFPNSQKIYVPGKLYPEIKVAMREITLTDTIDSLTKKKTPNEPVTVYDTSGPYTDPNIEIDVHAGIERIRENWIRERGNVEELDTYSSKYCNERLNDKSLDHMRFKLLKKPLRAKKGENVTQLHYAKKGIITPEMEYIAIRENQRIDEMTQIREQHKGEHFGASIPQKITPEFVRDEVARGRAVIPSNINHPEAEPMILGRNFLVKINANIGNSAVTSSIEEEVEKAVWACRWGADNIMDLSTGENIHETREWIIRNSPVPVGTVPIYQALEKVNGVAENLTWEIFKDTLIEQAEQGVDYFTIHAGVLLRYIPMTAKRVTGIVSRGGSIMAKWCLAHHKESFLYTHFEEICEILKQYDVAFSLGDGLRPGSVADANDEAQFAELETLGELTQIARKHEVQCFIEGPGHVPMHMIKENMEKQIQVCDEAPFYTLGPLTTDIAPGYDHITSGIGAAMIGWYGCAMLCYVTPKEHLGLPNKEDVRVGVVTYKLAAHAADLAKGHPGSQHRDNALSKARFEFRWEDQFNLGLDPERACEYHDETLPAAGAKIAHFCSMCGPKFCSMKISQEVRDFAASNEIVNNEVIQKVMDEKSKEFKEKGSEVYL, encoded by the coding sequence ATGAAGAATAAAGATACAGCACCCAAACAAGGCGGTATAACCCGTAAACCATTTCCCAATTCGCAAAAAATTTATGTACCGGGAAAATTGTATCCTGAAATAAAGGTAGCAATGCGTGAAATAACGTTGACGGATACCATAGATTCCTTGACCAAAAAGAAAACTCCTAATGAACCGGTAACCGTTTATGATACTTCTGGTCCGTATACCGATCCTAACATAGAAATAGATGTGCACGCCGGTATTGAGCGGATTCGTGAAAATTGGATCAGGGAAAGAGGTAATGTAGAAGAATTGGATACGTACTCATCAAAATATTGCAACGAGAGATTGAACGATAAAAGTTTAGATCACATGCGTTTTAAGCTGCTGAAGAAACCGTTGCGGGCAAAAAAAGGCGAAAATGTTACGCAGCTACATTATGCTAAGAAAGGGATCATTACTCCAGAGATGGAGTATATAGCCATACGCGAAAATCAGCGTATAGATGAAATGACCCAGATTAGGGAACAACATAAGGGCGAACATTTTGGAGCGTCTATTCCACAAAAGATTACGCCAGAATTTGTAAGGGACGAAGTGGCACGTGGCCGTGCCGTAATACCTTCTAATATTAACCACCCAGAGGCAGAGCCTATGATCTTGGGGCGTAATTTTCTGGTAAAAATAAATGCGAACATAGGTAATTCCGCAGTGACCTCCTCTATTGAAGAAGAAGTGGAAAAGGCGGTCTGGGCATGCCGTTGGGGAGCGGATAACATTATGGACCTGTCAACAGGTGAAAACATTCACGAAACCCGTGAATGGATCATCCGCAACTCTCCTGTTCCGGTAGGTACGGTACCCATTTACCAGGCATTGGAAAAGGTGAACGGAGTTGCAGAAAATCTTACATGGGAGATTTTTAAGGATACCTTAATAGAACAGGCGGAACAAGGGGTAGATTATTTTACCATTCATGCCGGGGTATTGCTGCGTTATATACCCATGACCGCAAAGCGCGTAACGGGTATTGTATCTCGTGGAGGGTCTATTATGGCCAAATGGTGCTTGGCGCATCATAAAGAGAGCTTTTTATATACACATTTTGAAGAAATCTGCGAGATTTTAAAACAGTATGATGTGGCATTCTCATTAGGCGACGGTCTGCGCCCGGGCTCGGTAGCAGATGCCAATGACGAAGCTCAGTTTGCAGAACTGGAAACCTTAGGGGAATTAACACAAATTGCGCGCAAGCATGAGGTGCAATGTTTTATTGAAGGTCCTGGCCATGTTCCCATGCATATGATCAAGGAAAATATGGAAAAGCAGATCCAAGTTTGTGATGAAGCACCTTTTTATACTTTAGGACCCTTGACTACCGATATTGCGCCAGGTTATGACCATATAACCTCAGGAATAGGTGCAGCAATGATAGGCTGGTACGGTTGCGCCATGCTATGCTATGTAACCCCAAAAGAACATTTGGGCCTACCCAATAAAGAAGATGTGCGTGTAGGTGTGGTAACCTATAAATTGGCGGCCCATGCCGCAGATTTGGCAAAAGGTCATCCGGGTTCTCAACACCGTGACAATGCATTAAGCAAAGCACGATTTGAGTTTAGATGGGAAGATCAATTCAACTTAGGTTTAGATCCAGAACGCGCCTGCGAGTATCATGATGAAACCTTACCTGCGGCAGGGGCTAAAATTGCCCACTTCTGCTCCATGTGCGGACCCAAATTCTGTTCCATGAAAATATCTCAAGAAGTACGTGATTTTGCTGCAAGCAATGAAATTGTAAACAATGAGGTCATTCAAAAGGTAATGGATGAAAAGTCAAAAGAATTTAAAGAGAAAGGTTCAGAAGTCTATCTTTAA
- the thiS gene encoding sulfur carrier protein ThiS has product MINIIVNDTPHLFRSDTTLDLIIKELKISENGIAVAVNENIITKSAWNTKTLNENDKVLVIRATQGG; this is encoded by the coding sequence ATGATAAACATAATTGTAAACGACACCCCTCACCTATTTAGGTCTGACACTACTTTAGACCTTATTATCAAAGAATTGAAGATTTCCGAAAATGGCATAGCCGTAGCGGTCAATGAGAATATTATTACCAAGAGTGCTTGGAACACCAAAACGCTGAACGAAAATGATAAAGTTTTAGTGATCAGGGCTACACAAGGAGGATAA
- a CDS encoding DUF6377 domain-containing protein translates to MILSKIYSIRILLFLGFLVAPFISHAQNIDSLLVVMEEVMLKRNVYDLTKEERINNLKLLLEDPDASIENQYYIINRLIDEYEYYSFDATLAFIEKNIELAKKLDRTELIQESTLRLAKLLATSGRYDESINLLEEISTSNLSEDLITEYYSVYKKCYYELRNISRVNSISEKYEQFYFIYRDSLNTQIAKLDGNSKLVLEIEEQNFRDKSDTKKALKINAKRLALAEIGTREYATIAFNRSYMSSEVDGNRINQKKFLILSAISDIKSSVKDNASMANLAVILFEEGDVKRAHKYINFSFEDVKFYNSKLRFLDISNVLPVISKSYEKESVLQSSKLKKQLIFISFLSIILLIALFFIFRQYQKIRLGRESLKTANIQLQNLNEQLSFKNSDLKRLYEELSAVDSIKEQYIGTFLNLYSEYIDKLDVYRKTVRKFIVTNKTNDLLKLIKSKDVVDEELKIFYMNFDKSFLHIYPNFIDDFNNLLQEGEKINVKKEDSLTVELRIFALIRLGISNSSQIAKILRYSVNTIYNYRVKIRNSAIDRETFEDMVKKIM, encoded by the coding sequence TTGATACTTTCAAAAATTTATAGCATTAGAATACTGCTTTTCCTAGGGTTCCTGGTAGCTCCATTTATATCGCACGCACAAAACATTGACTCCTTACTTGTCGTAATGGAAGAGGTTATGTTAAAACGCAATGTGTACGATCTTACTAAAGAAGAAAGAATCAACAATCTAAAGTTGTTACTTGAGGATCCAGATGCTTCTATAGAAAACCAATACTATATTATAAATAGATTAATTGATGAATATGAATATTACAGTTTTGACGCTACCCTAGCCTTCATTGAAAAGAACATTGAATTAGCTAAAAAATTAGACCGTACTGAATTAATTCAAGAATCAACATTAAGACTTGCTAAACTTTTGGCAACTTCCGGTAGATATGATGAGTCTATAAATCTGCTTGAAGAAATATCTACATCTAATTTGTCAGAAGATTTAATTACTGAATATTATAGTGTCTATAAAAAATGCTATTATGAACTTAGAAATATTTCCAGAGTTAATAGCATAAGCGAAAAATACGAACAGTTCTACTTTATTTATAGAGATTCCCTAAATACACAAATTGCCAAACTAGATGGTAACTCCAAACTAGTTTTAGAAATTGAAGAACAGAATTTTAGAGATAAATCAGACACCAAAAAAGCGTTGAAGATCAATGCTAAAAGATTAGCACTTGCAGAAATAGGTACGCGTGAGTATGCCACGATAGCATTTAATAGGTCATACATGAGTTCTGAGGTGGATGGTAACAGAATTAACCAGAAAAAATTCCTAATATTATCTGCTATTTCAGATATTAAATCCTCTGTTAAAGATAATGCTTCAATGGCAAATTTGGCGGTCATTCTTTTTGAGGAAGGTGATGTCAAAAGAGCTCATAAATACATTAATTTTTCTTTTGAGGATGTAAAATTTTATAACTCAAAATTGAGGTTTTTAGATATTTCCAACGTCTTACCGGTTATCTCAAAGTCCTACGAAAAGGAGAGTGTTTTACAAAGCAGCAAACTAAAGAAACAGCTTATTTTTATTAGCTTCCTATCCATAATATTATTGATTGCCTTGTTTTTTATTTTTAGACAATATCAAAAGATCAGGTTAGGTAGAGAAAGTTTGAAAACGGCCAACATACAACTGCAAAACTTAAATGAACAGTTAAGTTTTAAAAATAGTGATCTTAAAAGATTGTACGAAGAACTTTCTGCCGTAGATTCCATTAAAGAGCAATACATAGGTACATTTTTAAACTTGTATTCTGAGTACATCGACAAATTGGATGTTTACAGAAAGACTGTCCGAAAATTTATTGTTACCAACAAAACAAATGATTTGCTCAAGCTCATTAAATCCAAGGATGTTGTAGATGAAGAATTGAAAATATTCTATATGAATTTTGACAAATCTTTTTTACACATCTATCCTAATTTCATTGATGATTTTAATAATTTATTGCAAGAAGGGGAAAAAATCAATGTAAAGAAAGAAGATAGCTTAACCGTAGAATTAAGAATTTTTGCTTTGATAAGATTGGGTATTTCCAATAGTTCTCAAATAGCAAAAATCTTAAGGTACTCGGTAAATACAATTTATAATTATAGAGTTAAAATTAGAAACAGCGCTATTGACAGAGAAACCTTTGAGGATATGGTAAAAAAGATAATGTAA